Proteins from a genomic interval of Alteromonas macleodii ATCC 27126:
- the def gene encoding peptide deformylase: MAILDVLSFPDERLRTVAKPVEEVNDEIKQLVSDMFETMKDENGIGLAATQVNRHVQVVVMDVSEDQNEPRVFINPEIIRKDGSTISEEGCLSVPGNYAKVERAESITVKALDQNGESFELDAEGLLAICIQHELDHLKGKLFIDYLSPLKRQRIRKKLEKEARLAAKA, translated from the coding sequence ATGGCAATTTTAGACGTATTAAGTTTTCCTGATGAACGTCTTCGCACGGTAGCTAAGCCGGTTGAAGAGGTTAACGACGAAATTAAACAATTGGTATCGGACATGTTCGAAACCATGAAAGACGAGAACGGTATTGGCCTTGCTGCAACGCAAGTTAACCGCCACGTTCAAGTTGTTGTAATGGACGTATCGGAAGATCAAAACGAGCCACGCGTATTTATTAACCCTGAAATCATTCGTAAAGATGGCTCCACGATTAGCGAAGAAGGCTGTTTATCAGTGCCGGGTAATTACGCGAAAGTTGAGCGCGCCGAATCAATTACCGTAAAAGCGCTAGATCAGAATGGCGAAAGCTTTGAGTTGGATGCAGAAGGTTTGTTAGCGATTTGTATTCAGCACGAGCTGGATCATCTAAAAGGCAAATTGTTTATTGATTACCTTTCACCGCTTAAGCGCCAACGTATTCGTAAAAAGCTTGAGAAAGAAGCGCGTCTTGCTGCAAAAGCCTAA
- a CDS encoding Sua5/YciO/YrdC/YwlC family protein, whose amino-acid sequence MSDIQNGNVNTFTPVEANSPEVDPVVAAFQAGSLIVYPTEAVMGIGCDPDNEAAVNALLEIKQRPVEKGVILIAANYSQLLPYVNDNAIRPDRRTDIFSSWPGPNTWLLPKSSSAPVWLTGKHSKIAVRVTNHPVVVELCNKLGKPLVSTSANLTGQPPATTTEEAKAVFADSVFYVEGEVGGATKPSTIRDGDTAEVIRA is encoded by the coding sequence ATGTCTGATATCCAAAATGGGAACGTAAACACGTTTACCCCCGTTGAGGCTAACTCACCTGAAGTAGACCCTGTTGTTGCCGCATTCCAAGCTGGCAGTTTAATCGTTTATCCAACCGAAGCGGTAATGGGCATCGGATGTGACCCCGACAATGAAGCCGCTGTAAATGCGCTGTTAGAGATAAAACAGCGACCGGTAGAAAAGGGCGTGATCTTGATTGCAGCAAACTACAGTCAGCTACTGCCTTATGTTAACGACAACGCCATTCGCCCTGACAGACGCACCGATATTTTTTCGAGCTGGCCAGGCCCTAATACTTGGCTATTACCTAAGTCGTCATCTGCGCCAGTTTGGTTAACCGGCAAGCATAGTAAAATAGCAGTGCGCGTAACTAATCACCCTGTAGTAGTGGAATTGTGCAACAAGTTAGGTAAACCGTTAGTCTCTACAAGCGCTAACCTGACCGGCCAACCGCCAGCCACCACCACTGAAGAAGCAAAAGCCGTATTCGCTGACTCCGTTTTCTATGTCGAAGGGGAAGTAGGCGGTGCAACTAAACCCAGTACCATTCGCGATGGTGACACAGCAGAGGTAATAAGAGCATGA
- a CDS encoding LysM peptidoglycan-binding domain-containing protein → MKKRLIYARRAALFILGVLLSLPTFALQLKESAPETYTVKRGDTLWAIANVFLNEPWLWPELWRTNTQIDNPHLIYPGDVIVVGYVDGQPVLSVKRDKPSYKLSPATDKRVKPKPVDVLSWTTISPFIRQHMLLDEESYASLPKLLGNQDGNVRFASDDFVLSQQQFSTDDQYRVVRKHATIRNLDGEILGIQVTHVSTASLVEKDEGSNTMLLFIDDANQEAKRGDKLMAGGFEHPEGFELVPATSQRGAIVGDLHDHDLLGKYDVVILDLGSMEVAPGTVLGLYSQGPAIIDEESPRYVDEPGANTGGEWFIDTVSQPALKVGEVVVFKTFDAASYGLITRANKGIKRGFIVAKP, encoded by the coding sequence TTGAAAAAGCGATTGATTTACGCGCGTCGTGCAGCATTGTTTATCTTAGGTGTACTGCTTTCTTTGCCTACCTTTGCGCTGCAGCTAAAAGAGAGCGCGCCAGAAACCTACACAGTAAAGCGTGGGGACACGCTATGGGCAATCGCTAACGTTTTTCTCAATGAGCCTTGGCTCTGGCCTGAATTATGGCGAACCAACACCCAAATCGACAATCCACACCTTATTTACCCGGGCGATGTTATCGTCGTTGGGTATGTTGATGGGCAGCCTGTATTAAGTGTAAAGCGCGACAAGCCTTCCTATAAGCTTTCTCCGGCTACCGATAAGCGAGTAAAACCGAAGCCTGTTGATGTGTTGTCGTGGACAACTATCTCTCCATTCATTAGGCAACATATGCTGCTAGACGAGGAAAGCTATGCTTCGCTACCTAAATTGCTGGGTAATCAGGATGGAAACGTAAGGTTTGCGTCTGATGATTTTGTGTTAAGCCAGCAACAATTCAGTACCGACGATCAGTACAGAGTAGTAAGAAAGCACGCTACGATTAGAAATCTTGATGGGGAAATCCTTGGTATTCAAGTTACCCATGTTTCAACAGCTTCACTAGTGGAAAAAGATGAAGGTAGCAACACGATGTTGCTTTTCATCGACGATGCGAACCAAGAAGCTAAGCGCGGTGATAAGTTAATGGCGGGTGGATTTGAACATCCTGAAGGCTTTGAACTTGTTCCGGCTACTTCGCAGCGAGGCGCAATAGTTGGAGATTTGCATGATCACGATTTACTTGGCAAATACGACGTTGTCATTCTTGATTTAGGCAGTATGGAAGTAGCGCCAGGTACGGTCCTGGGGCTTTACTCACAAGGTCCAGCCATTATTGACGAAGAAAGTCCACGCTATGTAGATGAACCCGGCGCTAACACTGGTGGTGAGTGGTTTATCGATACAGTATCGCAACCCGCGCTTAAAGTAGGTGAAGTTGTTGTGTTTAAAACATTTGATGCGGCAAGTTACGGATTAATAACGCGAGCGAACAAAGGGATAAAGCGCGGCTTTATTGTCGCAAAGCCCTAA
- a CDS encoding TrkH family potassium uptake protein has protein sequence MHYRAIIRILGLLIALFSVTMIPPAIVSLIYQDGSGLPFILAFIFCVIGGMALWYPNRQQKNDLRAREGFLIVALFWSVLASVGAIPLILLEQPSMTVTDAFFESFSGLTTTGATVIEGIDFLPHSVQFYRQQLQWLGGMGIIVLAVAILPILGVGGMQLYRAETPGPVKDNKMTPRIADTAKHLWYIYLSITIACAGAYWLAGMNVFDAICHSFSTVAIGGFSNHDASLGYFNSPMVNVVCTVFLLIAALNFSLHYAAVSSRSVKGYFNDPEFKAFFIIQASLIGICFLVLTLSGYYSSAEQALDQAMIQAVSISTTAGFATTDFSVWPAFLPIMLIFSSFIGGCASSTGGGLKVVRVCLLFLQGKREVDRLIHPKAVYSVKFGDRAMPDRVVEAVWGFFSAYAVVFVIIMIGLIATGLDNLSAFTATAAMLNNLGPGLGSVAANYADVTDAGKWILVIAMVFGRLEVFSLLVLFSPTFWRS, from the coding sequence ATGCACTACCGTGCCATCATACGAATACTTGGGTTATTAATTGCGCTTTTTAGCGTAACCATGATCCCACCCGCTATCGTGTCGTTGATTTATCAAGATGGCAGTGGCCTGCCTTTTATCCTCGCATTTATATTTTGTGTCATCGGCGGTATGGCATTGTGGTATCCCAACCGTCAGCAGAAAAATGACTTAAGAGCACGAGAAGGGTTTCTGATTGTTGCGCTGTTTTGGTCAGTACTAGCAAGCGTGGGGGCAATTCCACTTATCTTGCTAGAGCAACCAAGCATGACGGTAACCGATGCTTTCTTTGAGTCATTTTCTGGCCTGACTACCACTGGAGCTACGGTTATTGAGGGGATAGATTTTCTTCCTCACTCAGTACAGTTTTACCGTCAACAACTTCAGTGGTTAGGTGGCATGGGTATCATCGTACTCGCAGTTGCCATTTTACCTATCCTTGGAGTAGGGGGAATGCAGCTTTATCGGGCAGAAACTCCTGGCCCAGTTAAAGATAATAAAATGACTCCGCGTATTGCCGATACGGCAAAGCATTTGTGGTACATCTACCTATCCATAACCATTGCATGTGCCGGTGCATACTGGCTTGCGGGAATGAATGTTTTTGATGCGATTTGCCATTCTTTCTCAACGGTTGCTATTGGTGGCTTTTCGAACCACGACGCCAGCTTAGGCTATTTTAATAGTCCTATGGTAAACGTGGTGTGTACCGTGTTTTTGCTTATTGCTGCGTTAAACTTCTCATTACACTATGCGGCGGTGAGCTCTCGTTCGGTTAAAGGCTATTTTAACGATCCAGAGTTTAAGGCGTTTTTTATCATTCAAGCCTCACTCATCGGGATTTGTTTCCTAGTACTTACGCTATCAGGCTACTATAGCTCGGCAGAGCAGGCTTTAGACCAAGCTATGATCCAAGCGGTATCTATTAGTACCACTGCCGGGTTTGCAACCACTGATTTTTCAGTCTGGCCGGCATTCCTCCCTATTATGCTTATTTTTTCAAGCTTTATCGGCGGGTGCGCAAGTTCCACGGGTGGGGGCTTAAAAGTAGTACGCGTCTGCTTACTGTTTCTACAAGGCAAGCGTGAGGTTGATAGGCTAATTCACCCGAAAGCGGTATACAGCGTTAAGTTTGGCGACCGTGCCATGCCTGACAGAGTAGTAGAGGCCGTATGGGGGTTCTTTTCAGCTTATGCAGTGGTGTTTGTTATCATTATGATAGGCTTGATTGCCACGGGTTTAGATAACCTAAGCGCCTTTACCGCTACTGCGGCCATGCTGAATAACTTAGGTCCGGGATTGGGGAGCGTAGCGGCCAACTATGCTGATGTTACTGACGCAGGCAAATGGATACTGGTGATTGCCATGGTATTTGGGCGACTAGAGGTCTTCTCATTGCTGGTCTTGTTCTCACCAACGTTCTGGCGCAGTTAA
- the dprA gene encoding DNA-processing protein DprA: MAPQSSQLDSETLAWIALASAQRVSPKLWLQALEKYQLSTVDLGSNTSSLPNEVKQLTNNISPPLIDAAINWLQASENRHIVPLSSPHYPELLKQLDSPPLALFATGNKALFQKPQIAIVGSRRASLQGKRTATDIAYGLSSSGVVVTSGLAMGIDSAAHQGALSGSTGTIAVMGTGPEKVYPAKNSKLYEAINNDGGVTVTEFFPGQGPKPWHFPRRNRIIAALSLGTLVVEAKIKSGTLITANLAADMGREVFAVPGNIANAYAEGCHWLIQQGAKLVTNISDILDEVGVQPEQLGLNVDEQNEKSTANSLATDKLLASVDCDITAIDVIAQRNAISVSQAMASLLEYELRGLVAAVPGGYVKLRGK; encoded by the coding sequence ATGGCACCACAATCTTCTCAGTTAGACAGCGAAACATTAGCATGGATAGCGCTGGCTTCCGCTCAGCGTGTTTCACCTAAACTATGGCTACAGGCTCTCGAAAAATATCAACTTTCTACTGTCGATTTAGGCAGCAACACGTCTTCGCTGCCTAACGAGGTTAAACAACTCACCAACAACATTTCACCGCCTCTTATTGATGCAGCAATAAACTGGCTGCAAGCGAGCGAAAATAGACACATCGTGCCGTTGTCATCGCCTCACTATCCAGAATTACTTAAGCAATTGGATAGTCCGCCCCTCGCGCTATTTGCCACGGGAAACAAAGCGCTATTTCAAAAACCACAGATTGCTATAGTGGGAAGCAGAAGGGCCAGCCTTCAGGGTAAGCGTACCGCAACCGACATTGCTTATGGGTTATCTAGTAGCGGAGTTGTAGTGACGAGCGGCCTTGCCATGGGCATTGATAGCGCCGCACACCAAGGCGCCCTGTCTGGTAGCACCGGAACCATTGCGGTAATGGGTACGGGACCTGAAAAGGTATATCCGGCTAAAAATAGTAAGCTCTATGAAGCTATCAACAATGACGGAGGTGTCACCGTTACAGAGTTTTTTCCGGGGCAGGGACCTAAGCCTTGGCATTTTCCAAGGCGAAATCGAATTATCGCAGCGTTATCCCTTGGAACCTTAGTGGTAGAGGCAAAAATTAAGAGTGGCACCTTGATAACTGCGAATTTGGCCGCAGATATGGGGCGAGAAGTATTCGCTGTGCCAGGCAATATCGCTAACGCTTACGCTGAAGGTTGCCACTGGTTAATCCAACAGGGCGCCAAATTAGTAACAAATATAAGCGATATTCTCGATGAAGTTGGCGTTCAGCCTGAACAACTAGGCTTGAATGTTGACGAGCAAAACGAAAAAAGTACAGCGAATAGCTTGGCAACCGATAAATTATTAGCTAGTGTGGATTGTGACATCACCGCTATTGATGTCATAGCCCAGCGCAATGCCATATCTGTATCGCAAGCAATGGCATCATTATTAGAATATGAGTTGCGTGGTTTAGTGGCCGCTGTCCCTGGTGGTTACGTTAAATTGAGGGGAAAATAA
- a CDS encoding topoisomerase DNA-binding C4 zinc finger domain-containing protein — protein sequence MSKIDHSLFSAREHALDDNFGDCPECGKPLHIKNSKSGPFIGCTGYPECSFSKPLHDKQTTILKTLDGVACPECASDLAIKKGRFGMFIGCTNFPSCHHIEPIKEKEDTLVDCPKCKRGHLISRTNKYGKQFFACNHYPQCRYVLNFTPVNESCPDCGWGVLIDKKGQLQCPQPSCGFKK from the coding sequence ATGTCTAAAATAGACCATTCACTCTTTTCAGCGCGCGAGCATGCTCTCGATGATAATTTCGGAGATTGCCCCGAGTGCGGTAAACCTCTTCATATAAAGAACAGTAAATCCGGCCCTTTTATCGGGTGTACGGGCTATCCGGAATGTAGCTTTAGTAAGCCACTTCACGATAAACAAACCACCATACTGAAAACCTTAGACGGTGTAGCCTGCCCTGAATGCGCATCCGACTTAGCCATAAAGAAAGGGCGGTTTGGCATGTTTATCGGCTGTACCAATTTTCCTTCATGCCATCACATAGAGCCCATTAAAGAAAAAGAGGATACTTTGGTGGATTGTCCAAAGTGTAAGAGAGGGCATCTAATCTCGCGTACTAACAAATACGGCAAACAGTTTTTTGCGTGCAACCATTATCCACAATGTCGATATGTGCTAAATTTCACGCCGGTTAATGAAAGCTGCCCAGACTGCGGTTGGGGAGTATTGATAGACAAAAAGGGGCAGTTACAGTGTCCTCAGCCTAGTTGTGGCTTTAAAAAGTAA
- the trkA gene encoding Trk system potassium transporter TrkA yields the protein MKIIILGAGQVGGTLAENLVGENNEITVIDSDPTILRALQDRLDLQVVTGVGSHPDVLRKAGAEDADMLIAVTNSDESNMLACQVAYSLFKTPTKIARVRSEQYIIYQEQLYKQQDIPVDHIIAPEQLVTKAIKRLIDYPGALQVVEFAEGKASLVAVKAYYGGLLVGHALSALKDHMPNVETRVAAIYRRGRPIRPLGTTVIEADDEVFFIAATKHIRAVMSELQKLESSYKRIMIAGGGLIGAGLAKKLEHNHNVKLIEYSPERAKYLSANLDKTIVFSGDASDPELLSEENIEQVDAFIAVTNDDEANIMSAMLAKRMGAQKAMVLIQRSAYVDLVQGGEIDIAFSPQQATISALLTHVRRGDIVNVYSLRRGAAEAIEAIAHGDENTSKVVGKQIGDIKLPPGTTIGAIVRDDQVIIAHSDTKIEANDHVILFLVDKKYINDVEKLFQPSAFFFG from the coding sequence ATGAAGATCATCATTTTAGGGGCCGGCCAAGTAGGCGGAACACTTGCTGAAAACTTAGTGGGTGAGAATAACGAAATAACAGTTATTGACTCTGACCCCACTATATTGCGCGCACTTCAAGACCGTCTTGATTTACAAGTAGTAACAGGCGTGGGCTCACACCCTGATGTGTTGCGTAAGGCCGGTGCGGAAGATGCAGATATGCTGATTGCCGTAACCAATAGTGATGAAAGCAATATGTTGGCCTGTCAGGTGGCCTACAGCCTATTTAAAACCCCCACTAAAATCGCTCGCGTACGCTCTGAACAGTACATCATTTACCAAGAGCAGCTATATAAGCAGCAAGACATTCCCGTTGACCACATTATCGCTCCCGAGCAGTTGGTAACTAAGGCCATCAAACGTCTTATCGACTACCCGGGTGCACTTCAGGTGGTTGAGTTTGCTGAAGGCAAAGCCAGCCTTGTTGCGGTTAAAGCCTATTACGGTGGCTTATTGGTAGGCCACGCGTTATCTGCGCTTAAAGACCACATGCCTAACGTTGAAACCCGGGTTGCTGCCATTTACCGACGCGGCCGCCCTATTCGCCCGTTAGGTACCACGGTTATTGAGGCCGATGATGAAGTGTTCTTTATTGCCGCTACCAAGCACATTCGCGCAGTAATGAGTGAGCTTCAAAAGCTCGAATCAAGCTACAAACGAATTATGATAGCCGGTGGTGGCTTGATTGGCGCAGGCCTTGCGAAAAAGTTAGAGCACAATCATAACGTTAAGCTTATTGAATACAGCCCAGAAAGGGCCAAATATTTATCTGCGAACTTAGATAAAACCATTGTATTTAGCGGTGACGCGTCTGACCCTGAATTGCTAAGTGAAGAAAACATCGAGCAAGTTGACGCTTTCATAGCCGTTACCAACGACGATGAAGCGAATATCATGTCGGCCATGCTGGCAAAGCGTATGGGTGCACAAAAAGCCATGGTGCTTATCCAGCGAAGTGCTTATGTGGACTTGGTGCAAGGCGGTGAGATAGATATCGCGTTTTCACCTCAACAAGCCACTATCTCGGCGCTACTGACTCACGTACGTCGAGGTGACATTGTAAACGTGTACTCATTACGACGAGGTGCTGCCGAGGCTATTGAAGCGATAGCGCACGGTGATGAAAATACCTCTAAGGTGGTTGGCAAACAAATAGGCGATATTAAACTACCGCCAGGTACCACGATTGGGGCTATTGTTCGAGACGATCAGGTGATTATTGCTCACAGCGATACCAAGATTGAAGCAAACGACCATGTAATTTTGTTCTTGGTTGATAAGAAGTACATCAACGACGTGGAAAAGCTGTTCCAACCCAGCGCATTTTTCTTTGGCTAG
- the fmt gene encoding methionyl-tRNA formyltransferase → MTTPLKVIFAGTPDFAAKHLSALLESEHEVIAVYTQPDRPAGRGKKLTASPVKVLAEENAIPVYQPQSLKAQDAQEELASLNADLMVVVAYGLILPTAVLNAPKLGCINVHGSILPKWRGAAPIQRSIWAGDAETGVTIMQMDEGLDTGDMLHIATLPITSEDTSATLYEKLAELGPQALVEVVNEFDRYTPTKQDDSQATYAKKLSKEEALINWADDAEQIERNIRAFNPWPVAWMQVEDQNVKVWSASVVPLNKGATPGTVVSANKEGITIATGRDALCITTLQIPGKKALPASDVINARQTWFEVGRCLTQAD, encoded by the coding sequence GTGACAACTCCATTGAAAGTGATTTTTGCCGGTACTCCGGATTTTGCAGCTAAACATCTATCAGCGTTACTCGAGAGCGAGCACGAAGTCATTGCTGTTTACACTCAGCCTGATAGACCCGCAGGGCGAGGTAAAAAGCTTACCGCCAGTCCGGTTAAAGTATTAGCAGAAGAAAACGCCATTCCAGTTTACCAGCCTCAGTCGCTTAAAGCTCAAGACGCTCAGGAAGAATTAGCCTCGCTCAATGCCGATTTAATGGTAGTTGTTGCTTACGGACTGATACTGCCTACTGCGGTGTTAAATGCACCTAAGCTAGGGTGCATTAACGTGCACGGCTCTATTCTGCCTAAGTGGCGAGGCGCGGCACCAATACAGCGTTCAATCTGGGCGGGTGACGCTGAGACCGGCGTAACTATAATGCAAATGGACGAAGGTTTAGATACGGGTGACATGCTTCACATAGCAACATTACCTATTACCTCTGAAGATACCAGCGCCACCTTATATGAAAAGCTTGCAGAGCTAGGACCACAAGCGTTGGTTGAGGTCGTTAATGAATTTGATCGTTACACGCCCACCAAACAAGACGACTCTCAAGCGACCTACGCGAAAAAGCTATCAAAAGAAGAAGCCCTGATTAATTGGGCAGACGATGCTGAGCAAATAGAGCGAAATATCCGCGCCTTCAACCCTTGGCCTGTAGCGTGGATGCAGGTCGAAGATCAGAACGTTAAAGTATGGTCTGCCAGCGTTGTTCCTTTAAATAAAGGTGCCACGCCAGGTACGGTAGTCAGTGCCAATAAAGAGGGCATTACTATCGCTACGGGGCGCGATGCGCTTTGCATTACAACTCTTCAAATTCCTGGCAAAAAGGCGCTTCCAGCGTCAGACGTTATCAATGCTCGCCAAACGTGGTTTGAAGTGGGCCGTTGTCTGACACAAGCGGACTAA
- a CDS encoding DUF494 family protein: MFDILMYLFENFIHSETEIRVDQDELTEELVRAGFHHDEIYKALAWLEKLAALQETDIKPYFCKGISTSLSRIYTHEEQMRLDVECRGFLMFLEQVNVLDASTREMVIDRVMEIDSNEFCLEDLKWVVLMVLFNVPGKEKAYAQMEDLLFEEPDGVLH; this comes from the coding sequence ATGTTCGATATCCTCATGTATCTGTTTGAAAACTTCATTCACAGTGAAACGGAAATTCGTGTTGACCAAGACGAGTTAACGGAAGAGCTTGTGCGCGCAGGATTTCATCACGATGAGATTTATAAAGCCCTCGCATGGTTAGAAAAGTTAGCGGCACTGCAAGAGACGGACATCAAACCGTACTTTTGCAAAGGTATTAGCACTAGCTTAAGCCGTATTTACACGCATGAAGAACAAATGCGTTTAGATGTGGAATGTCGCGGTTTTCTTATGTTCTTAGAACAGGTTAATGTGTTGGATGCCTCCACACGCGAAATGGTTATAGATCGCGTTATGGAAATTGATTCCAATGAATTTTGCTTGGAAGACCTGAAGTGGGTTGTGCTAATGGTACTATTCAACGTACCTGGCAAAGAGAAAGCCTACGCACAAATGGAAGATCTTTTGTTCGAAGAGCCAGATGGTGTTCTGCATTAA
- the rsmB gene encoding 16S rRNA (cytosine(967)-C(5))-methyltransferase RsmB yields the protein MKPLPLPKQKNLRADCAWVIYQILEQGKSSRECLERVQRRHNAKDNAWIQEMSLGVMRRLPLLQHWLRSLLDRPLKGNKKVIEHLILLGLYQLNFSRVSNHAAVGETVAAASYLNAAGLKGLVNAVLRNFQRENLADKPVDDAIINSGLPKWLFKAIENAYGDDAEQVRNETNAMAPIWLRVNKLQTSLAAFTQALDKAGVEYTLSANHADAVILTKRVDITALPGFEKGHFAVQDGAAQLAAHYLKPQANERILDCCAAPGGKTGHIVECAPDTQYVLALDADATRLKRVEENMTRLKHTVDIKQGDAANPDTWWDGKPFDRILLDAPCSATGVIRRHPDIRWLRKANDIDNLAQLQRRILDTLWGLLKPGGTLLYATCSILPKENMAQIQQFLSDTPDATLSPILKTETVDKPGRQITPGEQQMDGFYYARLVKSAD from the coding sequence GTGAAACCATTACCCCTTCCCAAACAAAAGAACCTGCGCGCAGATTGCGCGTGGGTCATCTACCAAATTTTAGAACAAGGCAAGTCATCGCGTGAGTGCTTAGAGCGCGTTCAGCGCAGACACAACGCCAAAGATAACGCATGGATTCAAGAGATGTCACTAGGGGTAATGCGTCGCCTTCCCCTTTTACAGCACTGGCTGCGCTCTTTGTTGGATAGGCCTCTAAAAGGCAACAAGAAAGTCATAGAACATCTTATTCTTCTTGGTTTGTACCAGCTTAATTTTTCCCGTGTTAGCAACCACGCCGCCGTTGGCGAAACCGTCGCCGCAGCATCTTATTTAAATGCCGCAGGGTTAAAAGGGTTAGTTAATGCGGTACTGCGTAATTTTCAGCGAGAAAACCTTGCAGACAAACCTGTAGACGACGCAATCATAAACAGCGGCTTGCCAAAGTGGTTGTTTAAGGCAATAGAGAACGCCTATGGTGACGACGCCGAGCAGGTTCGTAACGAAACGAATGCCATGGCCCCCATTTGGCTTCGCGTAAATAAGTTGCAAACATCGTTGGCAGCATTTACTCAGGCGTTAGATAAAGCAGGGGTTGAATATACCCTTAGCGCAAACCATGCTGATGCCGTAATTCTGACTAAGCGGGTAGACATTACTGCCCTGCCTGGTTTTGAAAAAGGTCACTTTGCGGTACAAGATGGGGCAGCGCAATTAGCTGCGCATTACCTAAAGCCTCAAGCGAACGAACGCATTCTAGACTGTTGCGCCGCACCAGGCGGAAAAACAGGGCACATTGTTGAGTGTGCACCTGATACACAGTACGTATTAGCGCTTGATGCTGATGCTACCCGCCTAAAACGGGTAGAAGAAAACATGACTCGCCTTAAGCACACTGTCGATATTAAGCAAGGTGATGCAGCTAATCCTGATACCTGGTGGGACGGAAAGCCCTTCGACAGAATATTACTGGATGCCCCCTGCTCTGCTACCGGCGTGATTCGACGTCACCCAGATATTCGCTGGCTTCGAAAAGCCAATGACATCGACAACTTAGCACAGCTTCAACGGCGCATATTAGATACGCTCTGGGGCCTGTTAAAACCAGGCGGCACACTACTTTATGCAACCTGTTCTATTTTGCCAAAAGAGAACATGGCGCAAATACAGCAGTTTTTGTCCGACACACCGGATGCCACCTTATCGCCCATACTGAAAACAGAAACCGTTGATAAACCAGGGCGCCAGATAACGCCAGGAGAGCAACAAATGGATGGTTTCTATTATGCGAGGCTGGTAAAGTCAGCAGACTGA
- the elbB gene encoding isoprenoid biosynthesis glyoxalase ElbB, which yields MKQVAVILSGSGVFDGAELHEAVLTLLAIEQEGASYQCFAPDVNQLHVVNHLTGEVSEGEARNVLVESARIARGDIKPVTECDVTAFDTLILPGGFGAAKNLCTFAVDGENCTFNEEVLTVCKAFAQAKKPAAYACIAPALAAKVYGNKTKLTIGNDEATAGGLNALGATHVECPVDEVVVDNDAKLVTTPAYMLAQSISEANASITKMVKTVLAMK from the coding sequence ATGAAACAAGTAGCCGTTATTTTAAGTGGTAGTGGTGTGTTTGACGGGGCTGAGTTACACGAAGCGGTATTGACACTTTTAGCCATTGAGCAAGAAGGCGCGTCTTATCAGTGTTTTGCTCCAGATGTAAACCAACTGCATGTAGTCAATCACTTAACCGGTGAGGTATCAGAAGGTGAAGCACGAAATGTGTTAGTAGAATCGGCCCGTATTGCCCGAGGTGATATAAAACCCGTGACTGAGTGCGACGTAACTGCTTTTGATACACTTATTTTACCTGGTGGCTTTGGCGCTGCGAAGAACCTGTGTACGTTTGCTGTAGACGGTGAAAATTGTACCTTTAACGAAGAGGTGCTGACAGTGTGCAAAGCCTTCGCACAAGCTAAAAAGCCCGCAGCGTACGCGTGTATTGCACCTGCGCTAGCAGCAAAAGTGTATGGCAACAAAACTAAACTGACCATTGGCAATGACGAAGCCACGGCTGGTGGGTTGAATGCATTAGGAGCCACGCATGTAGAGTGCCCAGTTGATGAGGTGGTTGTTGATAATGACGCAAAGCTTGTTACTACACCTGCGTATATGCTGGCGCAAAGCATTAGTGAAGCCAATGCGAGTATTACTAAAATGGTTAAAACCGTGCTTGCTATGAAATAG